One Arthrobacter sp. StoSoilB19 DNA window includes the following coding sequences:
- a CDS encoding iron chelate uptake ABC transporter family permease subunit yields the protein MGTTTVRPAAGTGAQVRAGAAAAPVCGDAPGTRAAWLAGAVVVLVLVAGASLAVGAREVPLATVWQALSAFDPANGDHAVVLARIPRTVLGLLAGGALGLAGAAMQGVARNPLADPGILGVNAGAALAVVAGIYIFGVATFSGYVWFALIGAAAAAVVVYLIASLGREGATPVKLALAGAALSAGLSSLMNIILVSSQDTLDRFRFWQVGGIAGRDWTVLLPGLPILAAGALIVLLAGRTLNSLALGDDIARGLGRRVGPSRALVALGIVLLCGTATALAGPIGFVGLVVPHAVRVLTGPDYRWILAFSLVAAPVLLLAADILGRVVLPPGEVPAGIMTALIGAPVFVWLIRRGKGAGL from the coding sequence ATGGGTACGACGACGGTACGTCCGGCCGCCGGCACGGGCGCCCAGGTGCGGGCCGGGGCAGCCGCTGCTCCCGTCTGCGGTGATGCGCCGGGAACGCGAGCCGCCTGGCTGGCCGGCGCCGTCGTCGTGCTGGTGCTGGTGGCCGGGGCATCGCTGGCCGTAGGGGCACGGGAGGTTCCCCTTGCGACGGTATGGCAGGCCCTTTCCGCGTTCGATCCCGCCAACGGTGACCATGCCGTGGTGCTGGCCCGCATTCCGCGCACGGTCCTGGGCCTGCTGGCCGGCGGCGCGCTGGGCCTGGCCGGGGCCGCGATGCAGGGAGTTGCCCGCAATCCGCTGGCCGACCCCGGCATTCTTGGCGTCAACGCCGGAGCCGCCCTGGCGGTGGTCGCCGGCATTTACATCTTCGGTGTGGCCACCTTCTCCGGCTACGTTTGGTTCGCCTTGATTGGGGCCGCTGCTGCCGCAGTGGTGGTATACCTCATCGCCTCGCTGGGCAGGGAGGGAGCCACCCCGGTCAAGCTCGCGCTGGCCGGAGCCGCGCTCAGCGCCGGACTGTCCTCGCTCATGAACATCATCCTGGTCTCCAGCCAGGACACCCTGGACAGGTTCCGCTTTTGGCAGGTGGGCGGCATCGCGGGCCGTGACTGGACCGTACTCCTGCCCGGCCTGCCGATCCTGGCCGCCGGTGCGCTCATCGTGCTCCTGGCCGGCCGCACCCTCAACAGCCTGGCGCTGGGGGACGACATCGCGCGGGGGCTTGGCCGGCGCGTCGGGCCCTCGCGGGCCCTGGTGGCCCTGGGCATCGTCCTGCTCTGCGGCACCGCCACGGCATTGGCGGGCCCCATCGGCTTTGTGGGCCTGGTGGTACCGCATGCCGTGCGTGTCCTCACCGGGCCCGACTACCGCTGGATCCTGGCCTTCTCCCTGGTGGCGGCTCCGGTCCTGCTCCTGGCCGCCGACATTCTTGGGCGGGTGGTGCTGCCGCCGGGCGAAGTCCCGGCCGGCATCATGACCGCCCTCATCGGTGCGCCGGTGTTCGTGTGGCTGATCCGCCGCGGAAAGGGGGCCGGGCTGTGA
- a CDS encoding ABC transporter ATP-binding protein, with product MALLEARDLTLTYGQRCVADGLNVRIPEGRVTMIVGANACGKSTLLRGLSRLLKPAGGTVTLDGRDIHTRPARELARTLGLLPQHPTAPDGITVRDLVGRGRYPHQGFFRSRSDKDDAAVHRALEATGTLDLAGRDVDELSGGQRQRAWIAMALAQETDVLLLDEPTTYLDLAHQVEVLDLVTDLNRRRGITVAIVLHDLNLAARYADHIIAMKDGTVTAVGSPREVVTEGLVRHVFGLESRVIPDPVSATPLIIPIGRHHTAYELEPVP from the coding sequence GTGGCACTTCTCGAAGCACGCGACCTGACGCTCACGTACGGCCAGCGCTGTGTGGCGGACGGGCTCAACGTCCGGATTCCCGAGGGCAGGGTGACCATGATCGTGGGTGCCAACGCGTGCGGAAAGTCCACCCTGCTCCGCGGGCTGTCCCGGCTCCTGAAGCCCGCCGGCGGCACCGTGACCCTGGACGGCAGGGACATCCACACCCGTCCGGCCCGTGAACTGGCCCGGACCCTCGGCCTGCTTCCCCAGCACCCCACCGCCCCGGACGGCATCACCGTCCGAGACCTGGTGGGACGCGGGCGCTACCCGCACCAGGGTTTCTTCCGGAGCAGGAGTGACAAGGACGACGCCGCCGTGCATCGCGCGCTGGAAGCCACCGGGACGCTGGACCTCGCCGGGCGCGACGTGGACGAACTGTCCGGCGGCCAGCGGCAGCGGGCCTGGATTGCCATGGCACTCGCCCAGGAAACCGACGTCCTGCTGCTGGACGAACCCACCACCTACCTTGACCTGGCCCACCAGGTGGAGGTCCTGGACCTGGTAACGGACCTCAACCGCAGACGGGGTATCACCGTGGCAATCGTCCTGCACGACCTCAATCTGGCGGCCCGCTACGCGGACCACATCATCGCCATGAAGGACGGCACCGTGACAGCGGTGGGGTCCCCGCGCGAGGTGGTGACGGAAGGACTGGTCCGCCACGTCTTCGGCCTGGAGAGCCGGGTCATCCCGGACCCCGTTTCGGCCACCCCGCTGATCATCCCCATCGGCCGCCACCACACTGCCTACGAACTGGAGCCCGTCCCATGA
- a CDS encoding iron chelate uptake ABC transporter family permease subunit, which produces MAKGAGNRTAVLGAAVVLLFFVSVLLGSYTVTVPDFFAIVFNHVTGGARIPGASFIVMENKLPRAVIGTMTGTAFGLAGALFQTMLRNPLASPDVIGISSGASAAAVVAIVIFGASGALVSGAALAGALAVAGLIHAISSGGATRRAGRGSAAGNRLVLAGVGIAAALHAVVSFLMARADIRTAADVLVWLNGSLNSANWDRAGVLFLALAVLVPAVVLIAGPLRILELGDDAAAGLGVRVNAARLALVAIAVSLAAVATAAAGPVSFVAFLAAPIARRFAGKASLPASALVGALIVLAADYVAANLAPLFLDGTVLPVGVVTGALGAPFLLWLLVTANRKDA; this is translated from the coding sequence ATGGCCAAGGGGGCCGGCAACCGGACCGCCGTGCTGGGCGCCGCCGTCGTGCTCCTGTTTTTCGTATCCGTCCTGCTGGGCAGCTACACGGTGACCGTTCCGGACTTCTTCGCCATCGTCTTCAACCATGTGACGGGCGGCGCCAGGATTCCGGGCGCCAGCTTCATCGTGATGGAGAACAAGCTTCCGCGGGCCGTCATCGGCACCATGACCGGGACTGCCTTCGGGCTGGCCGGCGCCCTGTTCCAGACCATGCTGCGGAACCCCCTGGCCAGCCCCGACGTCATCGGCATCAGCTCCGGGGCCAGCGCGGCGGCGGTGGTTGCGATTGTCATCTTCGGCGCCTCCGGTGCGCTGGTTTCCGGGGCGGCGCTGGCGGGTGCACTGGCCGTGGCAGGCCTGATCCATGCGATCTCCAGCGGCGGTGCCACCCGCAGGGCAGGCCGGGGGAGCGCCGCCGGAAACCGGCTGGTCCTTGCCGGCGTCGGGATCGCTGCCGCCCTGCACGCAGTGGTCAGCTTCCTGATGGCCCGCGCTGACATCCGCACTGCCGCCGACGTCCTGGTCTGGCTCAATGGATCCCTGAACTCCGCCAACTGGGACCGGGCCGGCGTCCTGTTCCTGGCGCTCGCGGTGCTGGTTCCCGCCGTTGTGCTCATCGCCGGTCCGCTCCGCATCCTGGAACTGGGTGATGATGCCGCGGCCGGGCTGGGGGTCCGCGTCAATGCCGCACGCCTGGCGCTGGTGGCCATTGCGGTATCCCTGGCGGCAGTGGCGACGGCGGCCGCAGGGCCGGTGTCGTTCGTCGCCTTCCTGGCCGCTCCCATCGCCCGCCGCTTCGCCGGCAAGGCCAGCCTGCCGGCGTCGGCCCTGGTGGGCGCCCTGATTGTCCTGGCGGCAGACTATGTCGCCGCCAACCTGGCCCCCCTGTTCCTGGACGGCACCGTCCTGCCGGTGGGTGTTGTCACCGGCGCGCTCGGCGCCCCCTTCCTGCTGTGGCTCCTGGTCACGGCCAACCGAAAGGATGCCTGA
- a CDS encoding iron-siderophore ABC transporter substrate-binding protein, with translation MTSPLFSGPLSTRRTLFSSAGKAAAVLAAAALTLSACSTGPASSVAGTGGTGSSTQFPVTIGHAFGQTTIEKQPARVATVSWVNDDVAIALGVVPVGIPRNEWGGNDKGSTPWKDAALEKLGAGFGSAKAPVQYSEADGINFTEIARLAPDVILAAYSGLTEEDYRKLSEIAPVVAHPEVAYGTSWQDSTTIIGKALGKEAEAAKLVSDTEATVKDKVSQYPQIQGKSFIYGNLEPARGDGVNVYTANDNRPRFLTEIGMTLAHVVAENSKGSKEFYLSWSAEKANELQSDIFVTWVPDASTAEAIKADPLLGQIPAIRKGALVADQDNTLTLSISASSPLSLPWSLDTFLPQLATAADAVK, from the coding sequence CGCTTTTCTCTTCCGCCGGCAAGGCGGCTGCGGTGCTCGCCGCGGCAGCCTTGACCCTGTCCGCCTGCAGCACGGGTCCGGCCTCTTCAGTGGCTGGCACGGGCGGCACCGGCAGCAGCACCCAGTTCCCGGTGACCATCGGCCATGCATTCGGCCAAACCACCATCGAGAAGCAGCCCGCGCGCGTGGCGACGGTTTCATGGGTGAACGACGACGTCGCGATTGCCCTCGGCGTGGTGCCCGTCGGTATCCCCAGGAACGAGTGGGGTGGCAATGACAAGGGGTCCACCCCCTGGAAGGACGCGGCGCTCGAAAAGCTGGGGGCCGGATTCGGATCGGCCAAGGCCCCCGTCCAGTACTCGGAGGCGGACGGCATCAACTTCACGGAAATCGCCAGGCTCGCCCCGGACGTCATCCTCGCCGCCTACTCCGGCCTCACCGAGGAGGACTACAGGAAGCTCAGCGAAATCGCTCCCGTGGTGGCGCACCCGGAAGTGGCCTACGGAACCTCGTGGCAGGACTCCACCACCATCATCGGCAAGGCCCTGGGCAAGGAAGCGGAAGCGGCCAAGCTCGTCTCCGACACCGAGGCCACCGTTAAGGACAAGGTCTCCCAGTACCCGCAGATCCAGGGCAAGAGCTTTATCTACGGCAACCTGGAGCCCGCCCGGGGTGACGGCGTCAACGTCTACACCGCCAACGACAACCGTCCCCGCTTCCTCACCGAAATCGGCATGACCCTGGCCCATGTGGTCGCGGAGAACTCCAAGGGTTCCAAGGAGTTCTACCTTTCCTGGTCCGCCGAGAAGGCGAACGAACTGCAGTCGGACATCTTCGTCACCTGGGTTCCCGACGCGTCCACCGCGGAGGCCATCAAGGCTGATCCGCTGCTCGGGCAGATCCCGGCCATCAGGAAGGGCGCCCTGGTGGCCGACCAGGACAACACCCTGACCCTGTCCATCTCGGCGTCGTCGCCGCTGAGCCTGCCGTGGTCGCTGGATACGTTCCTGCCGCAGTTGGCCACGGCGGCGGATGCAGTGAAGTAG